One window of the Panulirus ornatus isolate Po-2019 chromosome 12, ASM3632096v1, whole genome shotgun sequence genome contains the following:
- the LOC139752203 gene encoding ionotropic receptor 93a-like isoform X3 → MTGVFVLMDDRRYQVVDPSIPLLADPIILTYKKPVLESDLSGFVKPYTALTWGAILATLMVVFVSMLVTQLAQTWILHHRRGRPDSSTAGHMSRDAEDHVWTSWLWTVTVTLAQSSAWWPRGESLRLVAGVWLLMALVISSIYRSNLKAMLILPKLRLPFDTLEQLLQTNIPCYVSESSVVHANVMAAKPGTQLHRLQSQMIVHNNMPRAVHTYSTGQTAVFTGRHSALYVFQKHFEQTRACPFYVGSETFFGSMALSFIFPKNSELKLKLDSILSRLREFGVVQEIIRQAVRNAEECLKSESSLPSNILRPLDLGDFYGVFSLYGGGMLLAGLTFLLELSLAVRKHPQP, encoded by the exons ATGACCGGGGTGTTCGTGTTGATGGACGACAGGCGCTACCAGGTGGTGGACCCCAGCATCCCCCTGCTGGCCGACCCCATCATCCTCACCTACAAGAAGCCCGTCCTGGAGTCTGACCTCTCGGGCTTTGTCAAGCCTTATACTGCTCTG ACGTGGGGAGCCATACTGGCTACGCTGATGGTGGTGTTCGTCAGCATGTTGGTGACCCAGTTGGCTCAGACCTGGATCCTACACCACAG ACGTGGTCGGCCTGACAGCAGTACGGCAGGTCATATGTCCAGGGACGCAGAGGACCACGTCTGGACCTCCTGGCTGTGGACCGTCACCGTCACCCTCGCTCAGT CGTCGGCCTGGTGGCCCCGGGGGGAGAGTCTGAGGCtggtggctggggtgtggctcTTGATGGCACTGGTCATCAGTTCCATCTACCGCTCCAACCTCAAGGCCATGTTGATCCTGCCCAAGCTGCGCCTCCCGTTCGACACCCTGGAGCAACTCCTGCAGACTAACATTCCCTGCTACGTGTCGGAGTCGTCCGTTGTCCACGCCAATGTTATG GCAGCAAAGCCTGGCACTCAGCTGCACCGGCTCCAGAGCCAGATGATCGTCCACAACAACATGCCTCGCGCTGTCCACACCTACTCCACCGGCCAGACCGCCGTCTTCACCGGCAGACACTCGGCCCTCTACGTCTTCCAGAAGCACTTCGAGCAG ACCAGAGCCTGTCCCTTCTACGTAGGCTCCGAGACTTTCTTCGGCAGTATGGCCTTGAGCTTTATCTTCCCTAAAAACTCAGAACTCAAGCTTAAACTGGACTCCAT TCTCAGCAGGCTGAGGGAGTTTGGGGTGGTGCAAGAGATCATCCGTCAAGCCGTCCGCAACGCTGAGGAGTGTCTTAAGTCCGAGTCCAGCCTGCCCAGCAACATCCTCAGACCGCTGGACCTTGGCGACTTCTACGGCGTCTTCTCCCTTTACGGTGGAG GGATGTTGTTAGCCGGCTTGACTTTCCTGTTGGAGCTGTCTCTTGCTGTCCGCAAACATCCTCAACCGTAA